A window of the Helianthus annuus cultivar XRQ/B chromosome 4, HanXRQr2.0-SUNRISE, whole genome shotgun sequence genome harbors these coding sequences:
- the LOC110933968 gene encoding uncharacterized protein LOC110933968: protein MLEGVQVSADADQWSWFPDSNGEFTVKSVKKLLLEEAGLRNDSVMEWCKWLPAKVNIHVWRSMSESIPTGEAHKKRNVLVGDSSCLLCNSADETAEHLFTACFTAATVWNGITSWCKISNIIAFSVKDLGIHNEIVGSERKKEAVKGIISIACWSIWRARNNVKFYNVPARIENILSEVKALGFLWFSNRSKHRGVEW, encoded by the coding sequence ATGCTGGAAGGAGTCCAGGTTTCGGCTGACGCGGATCAGTGGTCCTGGTTTCCTGACTCGAATGGAGAATTCACGGTTAAGTCTGTTAAGAAACTGTTGCTTGAGGAAGCAGGTCTTAGGAACGACTCGGTTATGGAGTGGTGCAAATGGCTCCCCGCGAAAGTTAACATTCATGTGTGGAGATCGATGTCGGAAAGTATTCCCACGGGTGAAGCTCATAAGAAAAGGAATGTTTTGGTTGGAGATTCCTCGTGTCTGCTGTGCAACTCGGCAGATGAGACTGCTGAACACCTCTTCACGGCTTGCTTTACTGCGGCAACCGTTTGGAATGGTATCACTTCATGGTGTAAGATTTCGAATATCATTGCTTTTTCTGTCAAAGATCTCGGTATTCATAACGAGATTGTCGGTTCGGAGAGGAAGAAGGAAGCGGTTAAAGGTATTATAAGTATTGCTTGTTGGAGTATATGGCGTGCTAGGAACAATGTCAAATTCTATAACGTTCCGGCTAGGATAGAGAATATATTGAGTGAGGTTAAAGCTCTAGGATTTTTGTGGTTCTCTAATAGATCAAAGCATAGAGGGGTAGAATGGTAG